AAGACCGTATAGAATATGTGCTTTTGCACTGAAATTACAACCATTATAACAATCAGATGGGTCTGTAATCATAGAAGCTTGAATACAAAGCAGGCAGATAGCTCTTCAAATTACCAACCAAAACCTTGTTCACTACATTGGCCTCTTACGCAATACACTGGCCGACAGCCTTATTTATGAAATCCTTTATGTCAAAATCATCAGTGCCCGTCTTGGTGATGACACCCTGCTCAGAGATGCAAATGATCAGACAAAATCTACCAAATGTTGTGAACATTTCCAATCAAAGTTGCAGAAGGATTCATACCTTTTCTGTTATGATACCACTGATCAAGCTGGCAGGGGTAACATCAAAAGCTGGATTCCATACTGAAATTCCGGATGCAGCAACTTGTTCCCCAAGTCCTCCACGTGCGTTCAACATTTCCTTAGGAGATCTTTCCTCTATAATGATCTCTTTTCCAGAAGAAAGGGATGAATCAAAGGAGGTAAGTGGTGCAGCAACATAAAATGGAATGTTATGATGCATTGCACATAAGGCAAGGCTGTAGGTTCCAATCTTGTTAGCTGTGTCTCCTACAATTACATTGCAGAAATCAGTAAGACACACTTGCAGAACTAGGATACAAAAGTAAATGAATTGTATTTTCTGCTAACTCAATACCATTTGCAGCCACACGATCAGCTCCAACAACAACAGCACTCACTTTACTGTCTTTCATTAATGCAGCTGCAGCAGAGTCTGCTATAAGGGTGGCAGGTATTTTCTCATGTACCAATTCGAAAGCTGTGAGTCTAGATCCCTGCAATTAGAAATTCAaatgtaataaataataattgaaagaagGTATAGTCAGCTAAAATGTAGATAAGTTGGTCATTATCCTTCACCATTTATAGCATCCAACAGTTCATGACAACCAAATCACAAACCTATTACAATTTAGGTGTTTGGAAAATAGATAACAAAATTTATTGAGCACACTATCACAGCCACACTCACATCAGTATTTCAGCAAACCCTACAACCTCACTCTTCAAGGTGGCAGAGGTTTGGGCATTGAGATGAATCCATGCATTTCAAGTATCTAACAGTTGGCAAAGGTTCAAAgcaatattatattattgattgTCCAATCCGGGTGGTAGAAACTGCCAGTAGGACCACCCTGCAGATTACATCCAACTGCCCAATTTACCTTAGAGGTGCCTATCTTAGCCCATAAATTACCAGCTAGCACAGTCTTTACCAAGTTTTTCTATAGCCATTCCATTAAGCAAATGTCTTTACATACATTTTTTTAAGCATGATCtactttcttgtatttttttaatgctgcTTTCCTGTACTTTCTGAAGCTTTCATGAAACCAAAGAACTCAACTCTGACATAACAAGTGCTCTCCATATCTCTTTGTTACACAAGGTTCGTTCGCAACAATAACTGAAAAGCAAATATGCAGATAATCACCTGATTGAACGGACGAGTTTCTGTGCAGTAGGCCCTCTCGAGCACTCCTTCACTGTGAAGTGCACGAATCACACCCAAGGCAGTACCATATCCAGCTGTTGCAAGACTGGGAAAACAAAATGAACCAGTTTTTGAACTTAATCATATGAATTCAATCACCATCTTTCTTATCTTTCTTtaccaatcaaaagaaaatatattttgttgaaaaaagatAGGACCATAAAACAAACTGTGAAGCGCATGGGGTACCTGCCAGTGTTGCAATGGGTCAAAACAGACAGTTTTGTAGGATCTTTCTGTTGGTTCTGAATAAACCTTGCTCCATATGAGCCAATTGCTTTGTTTGAAGCAACATCATCTGCTAGCATAATTTCAGCTGCCTCTATGTAAGCCTACATGGTTAAAGATTGGAAGCAAGCATTATGGGGCGCAGGTAAGAATACAGTTTAACTTTCtacaacataaaattaaaacaaatgagAGCAGGTAAGTGGAGTCATCAAGACTTCACCAAATGAGTAAACCCCAGGATAGATTTCTGACCAAGAGCATGTCATTGACAATAGATTTCAGACCAAGTCATTAACAGGCTAACAGCATAAAGATTGAAACGTAACTAAACAGAGTTATACTACCTGAAAAACACTCTGACAGTtggaagcagcagcagcagcagcctttGATACAACTTCTTTAAGTTTCGTTGCAGCATCTGAGAGATTGACTGCAGTTGGTCGGCTGAAAGAAAAATACGATAGATGATTCCATAATCAGCTACATCCCAACAAAAATCTAAGAAATGGCATAATCACAATCTTAACTTCTTGGGGGCAAGCACCTATTCTAATCATCTATACGAAAGGAAAGATTAGTCGGTTTAAATACCAttcaaacaaacaatcaaaccAAACATGCAGACAACAGGCACAGTGTCGGATACAAACACAACGATTACCTTGAAACAAGATAATCCAGTTTCCCTGCAAGGAAAGAAGCAGCTTCAACAGGTGTCCCATTAAAATTCTCCAAATTAGAAACTTCGACGGCAAGAGAAAGTGCTGCTGAAATAGCAATGGCAGGCGCCCCTCGAACTACCATCTCCCGTATGGCCAACCTGATAGATTAAGTGAAGAATTACTTACAAGTTGAAAAATCCCAATTAAATAGCAAAATAACCTTACAACAAAACgtagagaaaaaaatgacataaaatcaagaaatgcaCAAAATATATTGCTACGTCCCCATTTTTACAACAACCCAATTCATTTCTCAGGCAAATAAACCATTcactttagaaaaataaataaaaaaaacaagttgagaaaattaaaccaaaaagggCTTAAGATATGATGATACCATCCATCAGAAGCATCTTTGATATCTAAGTAAGTAGTCTCCAGAGGAAGCTTTCTCTGTTAAAACACCAACCATATTTATTATAGTGAGATATAGTactaatcaataaaaaagaccTAAGCAAATAAGAATAAAGATAGATTggtatagagagagagagagagagacttgaTCAAGAAGCTTAAGTGAACCACGGTGGTAGCAGATAGACTGGAGAGTGTTGTCACCTTCAAGTCCATTGCTGGGATTTGTAGCCATTTAACTGatcaagaaaaccaaaaacaagtATCAGTCTTTAGACAGCAAGAGTAACTGTTCTTAATCTTATTCATAGAGAATAAGCATAAGACCTTTTGCCTTTCCCTAATCACGGCtgctaaaaaaattgatgctttttttcttttttaaaaaaaaattgatgctttttttcttttttttaaaaaaaattgatgctttGGCGAGAGCTGTCAGCCTTGTTACTCTTTAGAGTTCCCGGTCCTGTGTGTAAGTGCACATGTCTTGGTATTGTAGCTTTATTACaaaccaaaacattttttaattaaaaatgtattataatgattgttttagattattttttatttatttttcaaattgatacattaaaattattttaaaatacataaaaaatattaatttaatatttttaaaataaaagataataataaaaacattttgaaaaacaatttatttaatatttctagATTCACCCTCCATCCATGTATAAATTGCATAGGTTTGCTTTTAATGCCCTCCtttacttttcttcttttttgtatcTGTGTTAATTATTCACCTTATTATTACAGATTGATTAGGCTAACATtccatacacacacacacacacacacacacacacacacacacacacacacacatatatacacacacacacacacacatatatatatatattaagggtaATTGATCTAATTTATAAGTTAAGAGTAcgattgattaaataaatacatagaGGGGCTCTTTGACGTGGcacaataaattatgttataagaaTAATTCGaacatgtaatttaaaaaaaaaacctaaatttgtTGATTTGCAATTAGATAACCCAAATTTATATTGTGCAACATCCATtgggaaaaactaaaaaacctaaaaatttattttagtcttctttattaaaaaataatcaacataaaaaatataattctagtAGTGGAagatcttttattattatttttctaaacaaccctcattttaatttgaatttatgttgttaaaaattatttattcgaTTGTACatgtaacttaaaaaaaaaacctaaatttatTGATGTGTAATTAGATAACCCAAATTTATATTGTACAACATCAATcctgaaaaactagaaaacctaaaaaattattttagttttctttactaaaaaataatcaacataaaaaatataattctagtAGTGAAAgatcttttattattgtttatctAAACAAccctcattttaattttaatttatcgtTGTtcataaaaaccctaatttcttaatctttcttataacatgaattatatgCAATAAACCATTGTATTAAGCATGTTAACCCATTATGTATCAAGTATGATAACCCATTATGTTATTGACcataattagtatttttttttgtgaaaactctaaaaaaactccaattttttttcacGGGCTACTATTCAAACTTAATCTTGTAATTCTTGTTTAATTACATGCTTGATTAATGTGATTAAGCTTCTATTGACCCCGATTTACTATTGTTTAGCCTCATtagcaaattatttttgataatccTATTAAAAACTCAGAAATTATAGCTTAGTTATGTGTAGTGTATAATCATTAATAATTTGCTTATGAGTTTTTGTTCGTATATTAATGTAATATTATATCCTTTACCATTGCAACACACATTCATAATGCCGAATATAATTGCTCATCATGGTTGCAGAACATTTGTCCAAAGAAATTGTTCTTTAGACTACATTTTCaggctatattttttatattgatatctTATTCATATGTAAGCAAATATTTGATACAAACTTGTGCTTAAAgaatgataaagaaaatatgATTGTGGATGATGCCTCAATGTTAAAGGTAATTAGTAtacataaaagaagaaaaaaaaagagaaacatgtGCTTATGTTGGTGGTGATGGTGTTGAATTTGAAACAAGTGATGATTTTAATGTCAATGTTAGTAGTTTTGTTGATAGTGATGCTAATGATGTTGAAGCTTAAACAAGTTAATATGTGTAGTAATAATAAGAATTATGAAGAGAAAGAAGATCAGGGCTATATCCCTTATGATGATGAAGATTTAGTTTATAAATGATGCTAAAGATGATTGGATTAATAGCTTGTTAGGTGATGGTTCTAATGATAAAACTGTATATGCTTAAGATTCAGACAATGAATGGAGTATTAGTAGTGACGATAATgatattgatattataaaatataaaaaatctgagAGTGATAGCAGTGATGAGTTTATTAATGAGGATAATATCAATATAAATCAGAagtagagaaagagaaagattaATCCCAcaacttaattttaaatgtaAGAAAGTTCAAGGTTAGAGGTGATGATTCTATTAAGTTTTAAGAATCTCATGTTTTCAGCAATGCCAATGAATTTAGAGATATATTTAGAGGGTAGAAAGTGAAACATAGTtatcacttgaaaatatatattaataaaaaaacaaaagattgcaGAAAAATATATGGACAAGGATTGTTCGTGGCAAATATATGGTTCTTTCATTCCTGGTTCCAATACATTTATGGTTAAatccttaaaagaaaaacatagttGTATCATGTTAGCAGCTATTAAAGCTGTTAATTCGACATGGATTGTAAAAACATTATTGTCTATAAAGAGTATTGATCCAAATATCTCAAATGAAGCACTCGATAGTATTCTAGAAGATAAGTTTGATATCTCAAATGTTAATGAATATCTCCTTTGACTAATATATGTCATCTTTCAAATTAATATCGGTACATTTAGGTCCTCTTAAAACCCTAACCAAAGTAATTGTGTCAATTGAAGGATGTAAAAGAAGATTGATGATTTTGAGAAAtccatattatatatttaattattattgtttataaaaaattatataatttatgtgaTGAGCTGCTACtagaaatttatgttgttgataTTGTCGCTAATAATGTGTGACCCCGTTgatgcttgagttttttttcctgcacTATGAATGTTGCTTGCTAAGAATGCctaagattttattttcacatttatttattattaatgctTGCTAAGAATACCttatgatgttattttatttgtttgatatgaACAAgataatagataaaaacattaatatctCACAATTAAACTAGTTATCAACAACACTTTTACACTTATAAATATAATCTTTATACTGTGATTATTGATCCAAACTATACAtagttcatttttcatttttttctatttatctaGTATTCACTTCAGGTGAGTCCGCAATGAGTAGGATTTGCTTATCATTGATTTTGGAGGTGATTTTTCACAAATATATGTACTTGAACAATAAGGTCAACATGTTAAGAGTGAAGAGGCTGGATTATTAATCTCTTAGTGGgaattaaatgattttgatgGTGATTCTCTTCTTGCATAATGCGTAATTGTCGATTaacatataaatttgtattttattttgcaaatcgTTTCATAGTTTCATGTAGAAAAATTGACCAACTGGACCGAATGATGATACTGCAGGGCGTGCTGGTAAAATTTATAGAACTTGTGCAAGAGACTTGGGAACAAAGCAGGGTTAACAACAGGTTCGTGTTTGGGTGGTCCGTAAGGAAATTTGCTTTAAAACCATGTTTAATTAGCATACTTGAGGTAAAgtttaaaatgaatttcttttatattcagagtgaaaactttattaaaaaaatatttttcatgaagtATATGATAAAAGCTCTATCTGCCCGGATCGGTAGACTGTCTTTGATTACTCATGAAAAAGATGATCATCTTTGTTCTCTTTCGGATTTACCattgaattattttcaaacCTATCTTCTGATGTGTTTTCAGAGGAATATTCATCGAGTACTTGGTATTTTGTTGTCTCTTTATTTCTCTGCTTATTCAAGTTTGTATTTGCAGCATtcaattctctatcaaaatTGCACACCTCCTGCAACAGATCCTTCACAATGGAATTCTCTTGGTAGGCTCAGTTCTTGGTTCTGCGCTTTGTGGAATCTTATCTCGTGTTGAACGATGACACATTCTGCTTGTTTGtattatggttttattttttgtttgtcatCTATACAAAGACAATTGGACAGTCAACTATTGTAGTTATTTCCTTTCCCTTCCAGGCAATGTGACTCTAAATTCTCCATTCAGGTTCCGAGCAACATAGCTTAGCCACTCATTTTAACTGTTAGGCTTGGTAGATCGTGAGCTGAAGCACTCCTGCTGCTTCATCTGGCAGAGGAGCATATAGAGTGCTTGGTTCTGGACTTGCTGCTGTCCTCTACCCGCCAAGGTACTAAGCTACATCAGCATTTTCCACATGATCGCGGTGGTAAAGGGAGTGGCTGTTTCGAGTTAACGCCTACTCCTAGTTCCTTGCTTATTCATATGTGAAGACAAGGTGGGAAAATAGGCGCAAACTAGCATCGTATGGTTGTAGTTGAAGACCTAACAGCatcacaaaaagataaaaacagaaCGAGAGAAGATTCGTATTCCTTTAGGCATTCCATCAACTCAAAACAAGCACAAGGGGCAAGCACCATGAAAAACGAGAAAACATTTCCCTGCATCCCCATAAAACATTGAAAGTCTTTCCGGATCAGCACAAACTAAGATGGAAGTATCAAGTTAGTGATCAGTTTTGTCACAAAACGAATTTACCATGGTACACTGTTGCAAATCAGCCAAAGAGAACGACCGCCAGGGAGAAAAATTTTGTCGTGGGGATGGTAATGAGGTTAGATTGTTATGAGAAGCCCTGGATCTTGGGTGCAGAGGTGGAAGATTTGGGGGAGACTTTGAAGTTGAAGTCGAATCCTCGCTAGCACTACTGATGCTTTCAGAACTGCTCATGGCAACTGCTAAA
The Populus nigra chromosome 3, ddPopNigr1.1, whole genome shotgun sequence genome window above contains:
- the LOC133687915 gene encoding methylthioribose-1-phosphate isomerase, whose protein sequence is MATNPSNGLEGDNTLQSICYHRGSLKLLDQRKLPLETTYLDIKDASDGWLAIREMVVRGAPAIAISAALSLAVEVSNLENFNGTPVEAASFLAGKLDYLVSSRPTAVNLSDAATKLKEVVSKAAAAAASNCQSVFQAYIEAAEIMLADDVASNKAIGSYGARFIQNQQKDPTKLSVLTHCNTGSLATAGYGTALGVIRALHSEGVLERAYCTETRPFNQGSRLTAFELVHEKIPATLIADSAAAALMKDSKVSAVVVGADRVAANGDTANKIGTYSLALCAMHHNIPFYVAAPLTSFDSSLSSGKEIIIEERSPKEMLNARGGLGEQVAASGISVWNPAFDVTPASLISGIITEKGVITKTGTDDFDIKDFINKAVGQCIA